Within the Candidatus Babeliaceae bacterium genome, the region AAAAGAAAAATTCCTTTGAGCGAAATTGTTATTACTGTTGACGAACTTGTTGCTAATTTTTTTATTGTTCAAGTAACCATGCAAACTATTCAACAGGCTTTGATGCTTTCTCAAAAATATCATTACTCATACTTTGATAGTCTTATTATCTCTTCAGCGCTTGAACATGGTTGCTCAATATTATATACGGAAGATATGCATCATCAGCAGCTAATAGAAAATAAACTTTTCATTAAAAATCCATTTATGCGCGGGTAAAATAAGCTAAAAATTCTGTATTACCCTGCGTGCCTTTGATGGGGGATTCTATAACCCCATGAAAAGTAAATCCCGCTTCAATAATTCCGGCGATTACTTTATCGACAATTTTTTTATGTAGCAGCGGATCAGTGATAATCCCTTTGCGCCCAACTTCATGCTTTTCAGCTTCAAATTGGGGTTTTATGAGCGTAATGAGTTGACCATTCGGTTTGAGCAATTGTTTGACGACAGGTATAACTTTTAAGAGAGATATAAATGACAAGTCAAGCGTTGCGAGATCAACTTGTTCTGGCAGTGATTCAAGATGTCGTAAATTAGTTTTTTCCATGACAATAACGTTGGGGTGCTGGCGAATTTTTTCATGCACCTGTCCATGCCCAACATCAACCCCATATACCCTTGCCGCTCCTTTTTGTAATAAGCAATCGCTGAACCCCCCAGTGGAAAGCCCTGCATCAAGTATAACCAGTCCGTTAACATCGATGTTAAAATACTCGAGAGCTTTTTCTAATTTGAATCCTGCTCTGCAGACATAACGTGGTTCTTCATGCGTGAGAATAATCTCTGCCGTGGGTTTTACGGCGACGCCCGCTTTGGTCATCGGCTTGCCATCTACGGTAACCTTGCCTTGAACGATCCAGCTATTCAGCTGGGTTCTGCTATATTGAGGATATTGTTCTTGTAATGCTGCATCGAGCCGTTTTTTTTGTGTCATAATCTCTTAGTATATCACAATTGACGAGAAAGATATAACGCCCATTTTTTATTGATAATGCCCTCTCTGCGCTTACAATTGACGCATAACTATAATTATATAATAATAGCCCCCATGTTACATATATGTTTATTTTTTTTTGGGAGTAATTATGAAAGTAATTTTTAATATAATACCGTTGCTATTTCTTGTGCCTGCGCAGGCTATGCAGCTTACGCGTTTGGTGAAGACCGCGAGCAACAATGCCGTATATAATCGAGCATTTTGCACTCACTCATTTAAAAATTTTTCTCAGCAGCATCTCAATGCTCTTTTAGCCTCATCAGAAACAAGAATAGAGTTTAAAAAAATATTTAATGATTTGCATGAATGCGATAAGAGACAAGCAAAACATTTATTTTTGCGACAAAAAGATAATTATTTACAGGAAATACATAAAGAAATATCCGAGATAAAAAACCCTGAATTAAAAGATGCAATAAAATATGGCGCCGGATCGTTAGCAGGCCTTAGCTTAATAATACCAAGCATAATATTTAATATTGAGTGTA harbors:
- a CDS encoding PIN domain-containing protein, which encodes MSDKIFLDTNTLIYAYSVDEPLKKLAIEQIIENNYDIILSTQVINEFVNVMSKKRKIPLSEIVITVDELVANFFIVQVTMQTIQQALMLSQKYHYSYFDSLIISSALEHGCSILYTEDMHHQQLIENKLFIKNPFMRG
- a CDS encoding TlyA family RNA methyltransferase; amino-acid sequence: MTQKKRLDAALQEQYPQYSRTQLNSWIVQGKVTVDGKPMTKAGVAVKPTAEIILTHEEPRYVCRAGFKLEKALEYFNIDVNGLVILDAGLSTGGFSDCLLQKGAARVYGVDVGHGQVHEKIRQHPNVIVMEKTNLRHLESLPEQVDLATLDLSFISLLKVIPVVKQLLKPNGQLITLIKPQFEAEKHEVGRKGIITDPLLHKKIVDKVIAGIIEAGFTFHGVIESPIKGTQGNTEFLAYFTRA